The sequence CCGCGTTCCGACGAATTCCGCGCGAACGCCGCGGCGCTCGAGGCGCTCGTTGCCGACTTGCGCGAGAAAATCGACCGGCTCGCGCTCGGCGGCGGTCAGGCCGCGCGCGACAAGCATCTGTCGCGCGGCAAGCTGCTGCCGCGCGATCGGATCGCGCAACTGCTCGATCCGGGCACGCCGTTCCTCGAGCTGTCGCAGCTCGCCGCGTACGGGATGTACAACGACGATGCGCCGGGCGCGGGCCTCATCACCGGCATCGGCCGGATCGCCGGCCGCGAGTGCGTGATCGTCTGCAACGACGCGACGGTCAAGGGCGGCACCTACTATCCGGTCACGGTGAAGAAGCACGTGCGCGCGCAGGAGATCGCGGCCGAGAACCGGCTGCCGTGCGTGTACCTCGTCGATTCGGGCGGCGCGAACCTGCCGAATCAGGACGATGTGTTCCCCGATCGAGACCACTTCGGCCGGATCTTCTTCAACCAGGCGAACCTGTCGGCCGCGGGCATCGCGCAGATCGCGGTCGTGATGGGCTCGTGCACCGCGGGCGGCGCGTACGTGCCCGCGATGAGCGACGAGTCGATCATCGTTCGTAACCAGGGGACGATCTTTCTCGGCGGCCCGCCGCTCGTGAAGGCCGCCACCGGCGAGGAAGTGAGCGCCGAGGATCTCGGCGGCGGCGACGTGCACACGCGCTTGTCCGGCGTTGCCGATCATCTCGCGCAAAACGATGCGCACGCGCTCGCGCTCGCGCGCGCGATCGTCGGCAACCTGGGCGCGCGCGGCGGCGCGGCGCCCGCGATGCGCGAGCCGCTGCCGCCGCGCTACGACGCGCGGAGCGTGTACGGGGTGATTCCCGCCGACACGCGCAAGCCGTTCGACGTGCGCGAGGTGATCGCGCGCATCGTCGACGATTCGGCGTTCGACGAATTCAAGGCGCGCTACGGCACGACGCTCGTCACGGGCTTCGCGCACATCTGGGGGCAGCCGGTCGGCATCGTCGCGAACAACGGCATTCTGTTCTCCGAATCGGCGACGAAGGGCGCGCACTTCATCGAGCTGTGCTGCCAGCGCAAGATCGCGCTCGTGTTCCTGCAGAACATCACGGGCTTCATGGTCGGGCGCAAGTACGAGAACGAGGGCATCGCGCGCCACGGCGCGAAGATGGTGACGGCCGTGTCGACCGCGAAGGTGCCGAAGTTCACGGTGATCATCGGCGGCTCGTTCGGCGCGGGCAACTACGGGATGTGCGGCCGCGCGTTCGGCCCGCGCTTTCTGTGGATGTGGCCGAACGCGCGGATCTCGGTGATGGGCGGCGAGCAGGCGGCGTCGGTGCTCGCGACCGTGCGCCGCGACGAGATCGAGGCGAAGGGCGGCGAATGGTCGGCGCAGGATGAAGAGGCGTTCAAGCAGCCGATCCGCGACCAGTACGAGCGCCAGGGCCATCCGTATTACGCGAGCGCGCGCCTCTGGGACGACGGCGTGATCGACCCCGCTCAGACGCGCGACGTGCTGGGCCTCGCGCTTGCCGCCGCGCGAAACGCGCCGATCGAGGACACGCGGTTCGGCGTGTTCCGGATGTGATGCCTGCCTAGGAGCCGACGATGCGCTACGAAACGATCGAAGTGACCGACGACGGCCGCGTCGCGACCGTCACGCTCGCGCGCCCCGACGTGCGCAACGCGTTCAACGAGACGATGATCGCCGAGCTCACGACCGCGTTCGACCGCATCGACGCGCAGCCGTCGCTGCGCGCGGTCGTGCTCGCCGCGCGCGGCCCCGCGTTCTGCGCGGGCGCGGATCTGAACTGGATGAAGAAGATGGCGGGCTTCTCCGACGACGAGAACCGCGCCGACGCGCGCCGGCTCGCGCGCATGCTCGACGCGATCTATCGCTGCGCGAAGCCCGTGATCGCGCGCGTGCACGGCGACGCGTACGCGGGCGGCGTCGGGCTCGTCGCCGCGTGCGACATCGCGCTTGCCGCCGAGGACGTGAAATTCTGCCTGTCCGAGGCGCGCCTCGGGCTGATACCGGCGACGATCGCGCCGTACGTCGTGCGCGCGATGGGCGAGCGCGCGGCGCGCCGCTATTTCGCGACGGCCGAGGCGTTCGACTGCGCGAAGGCCGCGCAGCTCGGCTTCGTGCACGAGCGCGTGCCGGCCGATGCGCTCGACGCGAGCGTCGCGAAGCTCGCCGATGCGCTGTGCGCGAACGGCCCGCAGGCGGTGCGTGCATGCAAGGCGCTCGTGCGCGACGTCGCGGGGCGCGCGCTCGACGCCGCGCTGATCGAGCAGACCGCCGACTGGATCGCGAAGGCGCGCGCGGGCGCGGAGGCGCGCGAGGGCGTCGCGTCGTTCCTGGAAAAGCGCACGCCGTCGTGGCGCGCGTGACTTCGTCGCCGGCCGCCCGCATCGCCGTCGCCGCCCGTCGCCGCCCGTCGCCGCGTTTCCCGACGTTCGCGACCTTCGCGACCTTCGCGGCGGCGCGCGGCGCGAGCCGTGACGAGGCACGCCGCGCGGCGCATGCGCCGAACCGAACCCGTTATCGATTTCCCGATTCCTGACCCATCATGTTCGACAAGATCCTGATCGCCAATCGCGGCGAAATCGCCTGCCGGGTCGCCGCGACCTGCCGACGTCTCGGCATCGCGAGCGTCGCGGTCTATTCGGATGCCGACGCGCATGCGAAACATGTCGCCGCGTGCGACGAGGCCGTGCACATCGGCGGCGCGGCGGCCGCCGACAGCTACCTGCGGATCGAGCGCATCATCGACGCCGCGCGCGCGACCGGCGCGCAGGCGATCCACCCGGGCTACGGCTTCCTGTCCGAGAACGAAGACTTCGCGCGCGCGTGCGAGGACGCGGGCATCGTGTTCGTCGGGCCGCCCGTCGAGGCGATCGCCGCGATGGGCTCGAAGGCGGCGGCGAAGGCGCTGATGCACGCGGCCGCCGTGCCGCTCGTGCCCGGCTATTACGGCGACGATCAGTCCCCCGAACTGCTGCAGCGCGAAGCGGACCGCATCGGCTACCCGGTGCTGCTGAAGGCGAGCGCGGGCGGCGGCGGCAAGGGGATGCGCGTCGTCGAGCGCGCGGCCGATTTCGCGGCGGCGCTCGCGTCGTGCCAGCGCGAGGCGGCGGCGAGCTTCGGCAACGACCGCGTGCTGATCGAGAAGTACCTGCAGCGGCCGCGCCACGTCGAAGTGCAGGTGTTCGGCGACACGTACGGCAACGCGGTCTATCTGTTCGACCGCGATTGCTCGGTGCAGCGCCGCCACCAGAAAGTGCTCGAGGAGGCGCCCGCGCCGGGCCTCGCGGACGCGCTGCGGCAGGCGATGGGCGAGGCGGCCGTCGCGGCCGCGCGCGCGGTCGGCTATGTCGGCGCGGGCACCGTCGAATTCATCATGACGGGCGACGCGTTCTACTTCATGGAGATGAACACGCGCCTGCAGGTCGAGCATCCGGTCACGGAAATGGTGACGGGGCTCGATCTCGTCGAATGGCAGTTGCGCGTCGCGGCGGGCGAGCCGTTGCCGCTGCGGCAGCCGGAGCTGCACGTGCGCGGGCACGCGATCGAGGCGCGCCTGTATGCGGAGCATCCGGCGCGCGGCTTCCTGCCGTCGACCGGGCGCCTCAAGCATTTGCGCTTTCCGGCGGGCGCCGAATTCGCCGCGGGCGCGGCCGTGCGGATCGACAGCGGCGTGCGCGAGGGCGATGCGATCACGCCGTTCTACGATCCGATGATTGCGAAGCTGATCGTGCACGCCGACACGCGCGCGCAGGCGCTCGCGACGCTCGGCCGCGCGCTGCGCGAATGCGAGGTGGTCGGCCTGCACACGAACGCGGAATTCCTGCAGCGGATCGTCGCGAGCCGGCCGTTCGCCGACGCGGATCTCGACACCGGCCTGATCGAGCGCCATCGCGACGCGCTGTTCGCGCCGCGGCCCGCGCCCGCGGCGGCGCTCGGCCTCGCGTGCGCGGCGCTGTTCGCGCGCGAGCAGGCGGGCGCGGGCGGTGTGGCGTCGCCGTGGGCCGCGCTGCCGAACTGGCGGCTGAACGCCGGCTATCGGCGCACGATCGAATGGCGCGCGCTCGACGACGACACGGCGCTCGAAGTCCGCTACCTGGAGCACGGCGGCGCGCAGTCGCTCGAAATCGGCGGCGTCGCGCAGCCGTTCGCGTGGTCGCGCGGTGCGGGGCCGCTCGATTTCGACGTGACGCTCGGCGGCGTGCGCGCGAGCGGGCGCGTGCACGTGGACGGCGACACCTTCCACGTGTTCTGCCAGGGCGTCGCGCGCGCGTTCGAGTGGCGCAACCTGCTCGCGCACGCGGCCGATTCGACGGAAGGCGAGGGCTGGCTCACCGCGCCGATGCCGGGCAAGGTGATCGCGGTGCTCGTCGAGCCGGGGCGCAAGGTCGAGCAGGGCGATCCGTTGATCGTGATGGAGGCGATGAAGATGGAGCACACGATCGGCGCGCCGGCGGCGGGCGTCGTCGCCGAGGTGCTGTACGCGGTCGGCGATCAGGTCGCGGACGGCGCGCAACTGCTCGTGATGGGGCCGGCCTGAGCGGCGCGCGCGGCGTACGCGGCGTACGTTAACGATATCTGACAGTCCGGCGAAGGGATGTCCGCTAGACTCGGATTCTGGTGCGAGCGGCGGCGCCGCGCGTGCGCTACACTGCGTCATTCCCTTCCCTCCTGCATGCAATGACACCCCCTGTCGATTTGAACGGCCTGCGCATCGGTATCACGATCGGCCTGCGCGAGCCGAACGAGAGCCTTTGGATCAACGGCATCAAGCAGAACGCGCTGTTTCTCGCGAAGCTGCTGATGAAGTCGTCGCGCGGCTATCGGGTGACGATCGTCAACACGACCGACGTACCGATCACCGACGCGTTGCCGTGGGACCGCCGAATATTCGATACCCGCTCGTTCGCCGACGTGAAGGATTCGCTCGACGTGCTGATCGAGCTCGGCGGCCAGATCGACGGCGAGCAGACCGCGTACCTGAAGGCGCGCGGCGTGAAGCTCGTCAGCTACTGCTGCGGCTTCGAGTACATCCATGCGACGCAATCGATCCTGTTCGGCCGCAGGATGTGGGATACGCTGTTCATCAACCGCGGCTACGACGAGATCTGGGCGATTCCGCAGATCGCGCCGTCGTCGCTGCCGTTCCTGCAATCGTTGCGGCGCAGCCCGGGGCGCGTCGTGCCGTTCGTCTGGGATCCGATGTTCCTCGGCGAGCGCACGCGTCTGTTGCCCGAGCGCGGCGAGTATCGGCCGAGCGGCAAGCGCGCGAAGCGGCTCACGGTGATGGAGCCGAACCACGACGTCGTCAAGTTCTGCGTGTATCCGATGCTGATCATCGACGAAGCGTACCGGCGCGAGCCGGACGCGATCGCGTTCGCGCACGTGACGAACGCCGAGCGGCTCGCGCACGACAGCCCGGAATTCGTGATGCTGATGAATTATCTGGAGATCGTCCGCGCGAGCAAGGCGAGCTTCGTCGGCCGTTTCGATACGCCGACGTTCCTCGCCGAGCATACGGACGTCGTCGTGTCCCACCAGTGGGAGAACCCGCTCAACTACTTCTATTTCGACGTGTGCTGGCAGGGCTATCCGCTCGTTCACAACGCGCATCTCGTGCCGGACATCGGCTACTACTATCCGGACAACGACGTGCAGACGGGCGCGGAAGTGCTGATGCGCGTGCTGCGCGAGCATGACGACGATTGGGAAGGCTATGCGGCGCGGCAGCGCAGCCTGCTGCGCCGCTATACGTCGAAGAATCCGACGCTCGTCGCCGAATACGACACGCTGCTCGCGAATCTCGTCAACGACCGGCGCTGACGCGCCGCGCGCGTGCGCGTGCGCTTGCGCCGGCGGCGTGGCGCCGCGCGCTCGGTCGGCGGTTGCCGCTCGCGTGCGCGCCCGGCGCGCGCATCGCACCGCACGAGCGCATGCACTGCGCCGCGCCTGCCGCGCGTCCGGTCTATTGTCCGGCGAGGGACGGCGCGACGCCTCGCCGCCGCCGCGGCGCATACGAGACGAGGCGCCGCCGGCCGTCGCTCTCCTGCCGCAAGCTCCGCTTCTCGAGCACGACGTTGCCGCGTTGCCGCGCCGTCGTGCAATCGACGTTCGCGTACAGCCCATTCGACAGGTCCGTCGCATGCGTGAAGCGGCTCAGCATGATGTCCGACCCGACCCGACCCGCCGCGCGAGCGCGCCGAGCGGCGCGCGCAGCCGGCGCGTGCGGCGGCGAAGCGCTGCTCGGTGGACGGCTCCTGACGCAGGCGGCGCAGTCGTTCCCCGCGTCGTCGAAACGGCCTTCGTCGATCCGCCTCCGCACGTTTTCGGCGCTTCGCAGCACCGCGTCGGGGGATGGGCTCGTCTGCGCGTGAGCGAGCGCGGCCGCGGCCGGCAGTGCGCCGGCCGCCGTGCATCGAGCGACGAATGTGTGCAAGTGGCCTCCCGGCCGAAGCGGGGCGACGCGCTGCGGCGCGGCCCGACTCACCGGTACAGCGCGGCGATCGCCTCCGTATAGGCGGCGACGTTCTGCGCGTTGTAGATGCTGACCGAATCGAGCACGTGCCGCGACTGCTCGCGATACGCGTCGAGGTTCGCGTCGTGCTCGCGGAACGCCTTCAGCAACTGGCGGCCGCCTTCCTGGCAGTCGAAATCCGGATAGAAATAGCCGGCGCGGCCGAGGGACGGCGAATTGTGAACGAGGGGATAGTCGCCGTACAGCAACTCGTAGTACAGATAGTTCTGCGCGTTTTCCCACGTGTGCGACACGACCGCGTCGCCGTACGCGGCCATGAACTCGTAGACCGCGAAGCGCCCCTCGAACGTCGTGAGCCCATGGTCGACGATGTCGAGGCTGCGCGCGAAGTGCACGAACGTCGTGTGTTCCTTCATGTGCAGCGTGTTGCACACGCGTACGAATTCGACGAAATCCGGCTGCGCGCGATACGCCTCCTCGGCGACGAGCATCGGCACGATGCTCGTCTTCACCATGCAGATGTTCGGCTCGAACATCGTCACGCGCCAGCGCGGCCTGCCCGGCTTGTAGCCGAATTCGAGGCCCGGGCCGAGCGTCGCGCGCGCCTTGTCGAACAGGAGCGGATGCCAGATGTGCGGAACGATCGTCACCGGGCTGCGCAGCCCCGATTCGAGATAGTGCCCGCACGAGTGCTCGAACTCGGGGATCGTCCACACGCCGTCGTAGCGCGCGCCCGAGAACAGGAAGCCGGACGGCTTGTCGAAGATCGCGCGCTCGATGTCGATCACGTAATCGTTGCCCACGCGCATCGTCACGACCTTGCCGCCGCGCCGCTGATACTCGGCGAGCCAGCCGGCGTTGAACTGCGCGCTCATTTCGATCAGCACGTCGCAGCGCGTCATCGCCTCGTCCATCGAGACGAGCGGCACGTTCCACTCGCCGAGCATCAGCTGCGGATCGGCATCGCTCGTGCCGCCGTTGACCATCACCGCTTCGGCGACGAGCGGCGACTGGCGCAGCAGCAGCACGAGCAGCAGGCAGTTCTGGAAGATGCCGTTCTCCCACAGCGACTGGCCGGCGCTGCGCACGAACAGCGACACGCCGACGACGAGACGCTTGCCGCCGTTGGGCACGTCACGGGCGGTGGTTTCTGACATGCGTTTTTCTCCGGGAAGGGCTCAGGCGAACAGACGCGCGACGTACGCGTCGAGGTTGCGGCGATTGTCGATCGACACGCCTTGCAGCAGCGCGTCGGCATGGCGGCGATAGTCGTCGAGATGCGCGTCGTGATGGCGCCACGCGTGCTGCAGCGCGCGGCCGCCCGCCGCGGAATCGAATTCCGGGTAGTAGTAGCCGGCGTCGCCGAGCATCGGCGAGTTGTGCACGAGCGGGTAGCCGCCGTACAGCACGTCGTAGTACAGATAGTTCTGCGGGTTTTCCCACTGGTGCGAGATCACCGCGTCGCCGTGTTGCGCGAGGAACGACGGCAGATCGATGCGCGGCTCGAAGGTGGCCTTGTGCTCGCGCACGAGATCGAGACTGTTCGCGAAATGGACGAACGTCGGATGCTCCTTCATGTGCAGCGAGTTCACGACGAACAGGTGCTCGACCGCGTCGGGCTGCGCGCGGTGGAACTCGTCCGCGGCGAGCATCGGGTAGTGGCAGGTCTTCACGACCGAGATGTTCGGCTCGAGGATCGACAGCCGCCACTTCGCGCGGCCGGGCGCATAGCCGAAGCGCAGGCCCGCGGCTTCGAGCTCGCGCGCGCGGCGCTCGATGAAGTACGGCGACCAGATGTGCGGCACGACGTGCACCGGCGCGCGCGTGAGCGTGCGCAGCAGCGGCGCGTCGATCTTCTCGGATTTCGGCAGGATCCATACCTCGTCGAACGGCCCGCCGTTGAAGATGTGGCCCGACGGCCGGTTGAACATCGGCGTCTCGGTCAGCCCGCTGTACGTGTGGCCGACGAAGCACACGACGAGCTTCTTGCCGAGCGCCTTCATGTGCTTGAGCCAGTCGACGGGCAGTTGCGCGCCCATCTCGATCACGACGTCGAGCGCGTGCGACACGTCGCGCGGCTGCACGAGCGGCACGTCGAGGCCGCCGAGATCGAGCCCGGCGGGCAACGCTTTCGCGTCGCCGCCGTTCAGGAAGTAGACCGGCCCGATCCGGTCGGACTGCTTGAGCATCATCGCGAGGAACGCAATGTTCTGATGAATGCCGTTTTCCCAGATCGCCTGACCGTCGCGGGCGAACAGCGAGATGCCGACGGCGAGGCGCTTGCCGGGCGCGTCACGCGGCCCGGTTGACGAAGAGCGGATGGAATCGATCACCAGCTATATCCATATCCTGCACCGAAGGTCTTGTTCTGCCCCGACACGCCGATGCCCAGTTTGAGAATGCCGTTGGTTGTCACGTGCGCGCTCGCGCCGAACGCCATCCCCGACTGACCTGCGAAGCGGGCGACGCCGACGGCGACATTGATCGTCTTGCCCGGCTCGACCTGCGGCAGCATCGTCAGCGCGGTGGCGGCCGCGATGCCCTGACGGGCCATCGTATCGGTCTGCTGCAGCGCTTGCTGAGTCTGGGTCAGCTGCGAGCCCAGATTGTTGATCTGGCCCTGCTGGCCCGCCAGAGATTGTGACATAGAAGTGGACAGCGCATTCAACTGGTTGACGTTGACCGCGTCGGTGCCTTCGGTGCCGGCGGCGACGTTCGTGATTTGCCGCTGCTGCGTGGCGCTGCCGACCGAGACGACGTTCGAGCGGCCGCCGTCGGTCGAGTTCGCGCCGAGCGCGACCGAGTTCGAGCCGGCCGTGACGGACGGCGCGGCGGCGTTCGGCGCGCTCATGTCGGCGGCGATGCCCGTGCTCGCCGGCAGCGCGCGGATCACGTTGTTCGTGCTGTTGACGATCGTCGTCGACAGCGACGTGAGCTGCGTGTTGAGGTTGGTCACGCTCGTCGACAGCGACGCGACGCTCGTGTTCGTCGTCGACAGGCCGGTGGACAGCGAGTTCACGTTTGTCGAAGTCGACGTGGACAGCGACGCGACGTTGCTGTTGGTGGTCGACAGGCTGGTGGACAGCGAGCCGACGGCCGTCGAGGTGGACGTGGACAGCGAGGCGACGTTGCTGTTGGTGGTCGACAGGCCGGTGGACAGCGAGCCGATCGAGCTCAGCGCCGACGAGAAGCTCGTCGAGGTCGACGTCGAGAGCGAAGCGATCGAGCTGGTTGTTGACGAGAGGCCGGTCGACGTGGAGGTCGACAGCGAGGCGAGGTTGCTGTCGGTGGTGCTCAGGCCGGTGGACAGCGAGCTGATGCCGGTCGAGGTCGACGTGGACAACGAAGCAACCGTGCTATTGGTCGTCGACAGTCCGGTCGACAGCGAATTGACGCCGCTCTGCGCGGTGCTGATGCCGGAGGAAGCGGACGTTGAAAGCGAGGTCAGCGAGCTGTTCGTGCTGCTCAGGCCGGTTGACAGCGAGGCGACGTTGCTGTTGGTCGTGCTCAGTCCGCTCGAAAGGGAGGTGATCGAGCTGTTGGCCGACGAGAGGCCGGTCGAGGTGGAGGTCGACAGCGACGTGAGATTGCTGTCGGTGGTACTCAAGCCGGTGGACAACGAACTGATGCCGGTCGAGGTCGACGTGGACAACGAAGCAATCGAGCTATTGGCCGAGCCGATGTGACCTGCCCCCTTCGATAGGGCCAATGGGCTTCTAGCAAAGTCCCTTTAAACCAACTCCTGGAAAGCGGCAGGAGCGTCCGCGGTTGCCCGATGTTTCGCCGCAAACTCTGACGGCGCAAGGTAGTTCAGTGCGCTGTGCGGCCTTTGCTCGTTGTAGTCCTGACGCCATGCCGCGATGACTGCCCGAGCGTGCGCGAGCGTCGTGAACCAGTGCTCGTTAAGGCATTCGTCGCGGAACTTGCCGTTGAACGATTCGATGTACGCATTCTGCGTGGGCTTGCCCGCCTGAATCAACTTCAGCGTGACGCCGTTCGCATACGCCCACTGGTCAAGCGCGCGGCTCGTAAATTCGGGTCCCTGGTCTGTTCGCACCGCCTTGGGATAGCCACGGAAGCGAGCTGCACGGTCCAATGCCCGAGCGACATACAAACCTGAGATGCCATGGTCGACGACGATGTCGACAGCCTCTTTCGTGAAATCGTCGACGACGGTCAGGCACTTCACGCGCCGGCCGTTGGAAAGCGCATCCATCACGAAATCGATTGACCATACCTCGTTGGGTGCGCCCGGCAATGCCAGTTGCTCGCGCTCAATCATGACGCCGTGGCGCTTGCGACGGCGCCGCACAGCCAGCCCTGCCTCACGGTACAGGCGATAGATGCGCTTGTGATTGGCGTGCGTGCCTTCGCGTTCCACCAGGGCGTGCAGTCGGCGGTAGCCGAATCGACGACGTTCGTGCGCCAACTTCACCAGACGCGCCGCGAGCACCTCATTCTCGTGGTCCGGCTTCGCGTCGTAATGCAGCACGCTGCGAGAAAGCCCGACAAGCCGGCAGGCGCGGCGCTCGGAGATGTTGACCTTCTCCCGAATCGCCAACACTGCTTCGCGTTTGGCTTGCGGGCTCAGGGCTTTCCCTTGACGACAACCTTCAACGCTTCCATATCGAGCATTGCTTCGGCCAGCAGTTTCTTCAGTCGGGCATTCTCCACCTCGAGGCCCTTGAGCCGGCGGGCTTCCGAGACTTCCATGCCGCCGAACTTCGCGCGCCAGGTGTAGAACGACGCGTCACTGAACCCATGCTTCCTGCACAGTTCCTTGACCGGCATACCGGCCTCGGCTTCCTTCAGAAACCCGATGATTTGCTGTTCCGTAAAGCGCTTCTTCATGTTCGTCTTCTTCTCCGAAAACGAACTTTACTAGACTCCGGCTGGCCCTGTTTGTAGGGGGCAGGTCAGTGGATCTCGGTGAAGACGGATGCGACGTCGCAGTTCCCGAGCGCGGCGTCGCTCGTGACCGATGCGGGCACGCAGGGCACTTGCCCGACGTCCGGGATCTTCATCGCGAAGTAGGCGCGGCGGCGCGCGCCCGATCCGGATCGCCGGGCGGGGGTTCGGACGGGCGATGCAAACGGCGGCGGGCCGCCGGCGCATGCGGTGCGCGCCGCCGGCCGGGCCGAGCGCGCGAGCGCGACGCGGTCGACGCCGGCGTCGGCGCCGCACGGAAATGCCGCGTGAAACGCCGCCAACACTCTCCCCGTTGAATCGGCGGCAGCTTTGCGCGCCGGATACGCCGTCCACCAGGCCGGCGCGGGCGTGCGCGCCGCTTCGCGCCGATACGGGCCGAGTTCCGTCGCGTCGGACAAGCCGAATGAGCCGGGCGAGCTGAGTGAGCTGAGTGAGCTGAGTGAGCTGAGTGAGCTGAGTGAGCTGAGTGAGCTGAATGAGCTGAATGAGCCGGACGAGGCGCGCTCGGGGCTTTCGCGCATCGGACGCTTCATCCGCGCGAGCGCCCCGAACGGATCGACAGCCATTGCGGCGCCGGCGTGCCCGCGCGCGAAAACAAACCGGCGATCGCGTGCGATGCCGGCGATCAGAAAATCGACCGGCCGGTCAGCGTGGTCAACTGTTCGAGCGCCTGAACGCCGGCGACGGAGTTGCCGTTTGCGTCGAGCCCGGGCGACCAGACGCACACGGCCATCTCGCCCGGCAGCACGGCGACGATGCCGCCGCCCACGCCGCTTTTCGCGGGCAGGCCGACGCGATACACGAAATCGCCTGCCGCGTCGTACGTGCCGCATGTCAGCATGAGGGCGGACAGGCGCTTGGCCGAGCTGGCATCGAGAATGCGTTCGCCGGATACGGGCGCAACGCCCGCGTTGGCGAGAAAGAGCGCCGCGGTCGCCAGCTCGATGCAGTTCATCTCGATCGCACACTGGCGGCAATAGGCGTCGATCACCGTCTCGGGCGGCATGTGCAGATTGCCGAAGCTCGCCATGAAGTGCGCCATCGCGCGATTGCGTTCGGCATGGGCGAGCTCGGAGCTCGCGACGCGCAGATCGTAGTCGAGCTCGGCGACGCCTGTCAGACGGCGCATGAACTGGACGAGCGCCGTCTCGGCGCCGACGAAGCGGCGGCACAGGACGTCGGTGACGATCAGCGCCCCCGCATTGATGAACGGATTGCGCGGTATGCCGCGCTCGCTTTCGAGCTGAACGAGCGAGTTGAACGCGTTGCCCGACGGCTCTCGGCCGACTCGTTCCCACAGCGCATCGCCGAGCAACTGGAACGCGAGCGTGCACGCGAACAGCTTCGAGATGCTCTGGATCGAGAAGCGTTCGCGCGCGTCGCCGACCGTGTGGATGCGGCCGTCGAGCGTGACGACGGCCATGCCGAACCGCTCGGCCGGCACTTTCGCGAGTTCGGGGATGTAGTCGGCGACGCGGCCCGCGCCGATCCAGGGCGCGAGTTCGGTGTGGATGCGTTCGAGAATCGGCTGATAATCCATTGAATCGATGCGCGCTGCGCCGCGCGGGTGTGAAGCGAGCCCGTATGGAACCTTCTCGGCGGCGATTCGTCAAGCATCGGCTTGCTGCCGCTACGGTGGCGGTGGTGGTGGCGGTGGCTGCGGCGAAAGAGACGAAAGAGACGAAAGAGACGAAAGAGACGAAAGAGACGAAAGAGACGAAAGAGACGAAAGAGACGAAAGAGACGAAAGAGACGGATAAGGTGGGCAAGGTGGGCAAGGCGGCGATCGTTCAGACCGCGGCCGTTCG is a genomic window of Burkholderia mallei ATCC 23344 containing:
- a CDS encoding DUF2827 domain-containing protein, coding for MIDSIRSSSTGPRDAPGKRLAVGISLFARDGQAIWENGIHQNIAFLAMMLKQSDRIGPVYFLNGGDAKALPAGLDLGGLDVPLVQPRDVSHALDVVIEMGAQLPVDWLKHMKALGKKLVVCFVGHTYSGLTETPMFNRPSGHIFNGGPFDEVWILPKSEKIDAPLLRTLTRAPVHVVPHIWSPYFIERRARELEAAGLRFGYAPGRAKWRLSILEPNISVVKTCHYPMLAADEFHRAQPDAVEHLFVVNSLHMKEHPTFVHFANSLDLVREHKATFEPRIDLPSFLAQHGDAVISHQWENPQNYLYYDVLYGGYPLVHNSPMLGDAGYYYPEFDSAAGGRALQHAWRHHDAHLDDYRRHADALLQGVSIDNRRNLDAYVARLFA
- a CDS encoding IS3-like element IS407 family transposase (programmed frameshift), whose translation is MKKRFTEQQIIGFLKEAEAGMPVKELCRKHGFSDASFYTWRAKFGGMEVSEARRLKGLEVENARLKKLLAEAMLDMEALKVVVKGKPLSPQAKREAVLAIREKVNISERRACRLVGLSRSVLHYDAKPDHENEVLAARLVKLAHERRRFGYRRLHALVEREGTHANHKRIYRLYREAGLAVRRRRKRHGVMIEREQLALPGAPNEVWSIDFVMDALSNGRRVKCLTVVDDFTKEAVDIVVDHGISGLYVARALDRAARFRGYPKAVRTDQGPEFTSRALDQWAYANGVTLKLIQAGKPTQNAYIESFNGKFRDECLNEHWFTTLAHARAVIAAWRQDYNEQRPHSALNYLAPSEFAAKHRATADAPAAFQELV
- a CDS encoding glutaminase, which gives rise to MDYQPILERIHTELAPWIGAGRVADYIPELAKVPAERFGMAVVTLDGRIHTVGDARERFSIQSISKLFACTLAFQLLGDALWERVGREPSGNAFNSLVQLESERGIPRNPFINAGALIVTDVLCRRFVGAETALVQFMRRLTGVAELDYDLRVASSELAHAERNRAMAHFMASFGNLHMPPETVIDAYCRQCAIEMNCIELATAALFLANAGVAPVSGERILDASSAKRLSALMLTCGTYDAAGDFVYRVGLPAKSGVGGGIVAVLPGEMAVCVWSPGLDANGNSVAGVQALEQLTTLTGRSIF